The Chryseobacterium phocaeense genome includes the window TCCGAAAAGCATATCATAGGTAACACACTTTCTGTTTTTAATGCCGAGTTTATTTTTTACTCTTGCCGCCATGGTAGGCATGAAATCAGCGTATCCGTTTTGGGTAACTTCACCGAAGTTGCTGGCGTAAATTATATAATCCAGTTCTTCTCCATCTACTTTAGCATCCTCAAGGGCTGCTTTTGCAGCTTCAAAGCCAATCTTCGAGTTGGAAAGATCGTCTTCAATAAATCTTCTGTTTTCTATTTCTGTGATTTCTACAAACTTCGCGATAGTTTCTTCAGCAGGTTTCTCAATCTTAACCCCGTCTTCAGTGTAGAACTCAGAATCCATGAAATAATCTCTACCAATAACTCTGTTAGGAATATAGGACCCGGAACCAATAATGATCGTATTCGGCATTCGTTTATATGATTTTTTAAAGATGCAAAGTTAATAATTAATATTAATAACGGAGAATTAAAAATATTATTAAATTTGCAAAAATTGTACTTTACAATCGTATGAAAAACAACTCGTCCTTAAAAGGCTTACTTATTGCAGCTGTGGTGTTTATCCTCGCCTTTGGGATCTACTTCTTTTTTTTAGCAAAGAAAAATTATTTTGTGGTAGATAATCCTACTCCCAATACGTATTATTTCAAAATCAACAATGGTTCTGAAGGAGTGATTTCTGCAGGGCAGTATGTGCACGTAGATATAAAGAAAGGGAAAAATTCCATTCAGGTTTTTGACCGGAATAAAAAAATGCTTTACGATTCTGCGTTTGAGGTCAATAAAATCCGCGGGCTGATTAATATCGCCCATCAGGATTATTATATCAATGACCAGTATTACGGATACAACCTTAAAAAAGATTCGTTACTTTTGGCGCTGGATAAGATCACAATAGACGGAAAAGATTATTTTGGGGGAGCTAAACACTTCAACAAGCTGTATACTGAAGATTTTTATTACAATGTAGATGAAGAGTATGACAAGGTGATCAAAAATATCCAGAAAGTGGAATCGAGATCAAAGATTTTCAGAAAGCAGGATTTCCTGAATTATTACAAAGAATATTATAAGTTTTAAGTTTTGACAAAAGATATTACCAAAGTTACTCCCTATAATTCCGAGGCGACTAAAAAAAGCCAGGTAGAGGATATGTTCGACAATATTGCACCGAAGTATGACCTTCTGAATCATGTTTTATCCATGAAAATTGATGTGTTATGGAGAAATACGCTGGTGAAAATGATGAAAAAAGACCAGCCCCAGGAAGTGCTGGATGTGGCTACAGGAACGGGAGATTTAGCAATTACTATTGAAAAAGGAACCGGTGCGAAAGTAATTGGTTTAGATTTATCACAACAAATGCTGAATGTTGGCGTTATTAAAATAAAAAAACTTAAATTAGACGGCAAAATTTCCATGCAAAAAGGAGATGCAGAAAATTTACCTTTCGAGGACAATAGATTCGATGCTGTTTCCGTTGCATTTGGAGTAAGGAATTTTGAAAACCTTACCAAAGGTTTGGCAGAATTAAGAAGAGTAGTTAAAGATAACAAGAGTGTTTATATACTGGAGTTTTCAAAGGTTGAGGGGTTCTTAGGTCCATTTTATATGTTTTATTTCAAAAACATATTACCTGCTATAGGCAGACTGGTTTCCAAAGATAATAGGGCGTATACATACCTTCCGGATTCTGTAAATGCTTTTCCTTTCGGGGAGAAGATGAAACAAATTCTTTTAGATACAGGATTTAAGAAAGTAGAATATAAAAAGCTAAGTTTAGGTATAGCCACAATTTATAAAGCAACAAAGTAACCTATGAATAAATTTCTATTAAGAGCACTGGTTTTAGCCTCAGTCAATATTGCAGTTTTTGCAGATGCACAATTTAGAACCCGAAACAGAATGGATAAGTTGGAAGACTTTGACGAACAGAAATTCAGCTGGGGTTTTTATTTAAACGGCAACAGGCTGGACTACCGTATCGTCCTTCATCCAAGATACGGTTCGGAGGGTAATCAGAATCTTGTTAAATCTAAAGAAAGCTACAGCTTCGGGGCCGGTTTGATCGCCAAATGGAGACTGAATGACTATCTGGATTTAAGATTGGAACCAGGCTTGCAATTTGCTCAAAGGCAGTTGACTTTCAACACTCAGTCCAATGACCAGTATGCTGCTGGAACATTGACGAATCCTCCTTTTACTCCGATCTCTTTAAATGAGAAAGACAAAGTAAGAGATATCAAATCCACATTGGTAGATGTTCCGGTACTATTGGAACTTCATGGTAATAGATGGTACAATTCCAGACCGTATATCGCGGCTGGGGTGAACTATGTGGTCAACCTTCAATCCAACTCAGATTCTGAGGATGATAACATGCAGCAGGTTTTCAGATCCACGACGCATAACTTTGCATGGTCGGCTGAAATGGGAATCCAGTTTTATTTCAATAAATTCAAACTTACTCCGGCCATCAGAGGAACATTCTTCATGAATAATGAGAAAGTAGCGGATAATGCAAACACGCCTCCATACTGGGCAACGGCAATGTCTACACTTCAAACCAGAGCTGTGATGTTTGTTCTGAAATTTGAGTAATAAAATATACATTAAAAACATACAAAAGGAGGTGCATGGGCAGCTCCTTTTTTTGTGGCTATTCAAAATATAGGGACATTTATTTTTGTTACTGTTATTATTTTTTTATTTTTGCTATTAGTTAGAATATACAAA containing:
- the porT gene encoding type IX secretion/gliding motility protein PorT/SprT, with product MNKFLLRALVLASVNIAVFADAQFRTRNRMDKLEDFDEQKFSWGFYLNGNRLDYRIVLHPRYGSEGNQNLVKSKESYSFGAGLIAKWRLNDYLDLRLEPGLQFAQRQLTFNTQSNDQYAAGTLTNPPFTPISLNEKDKVRDIKSTLVDVPVLLELHGNRWYNSRPYIAAGVNYVVNLQSNSDSEDDNMQQVFRSTTHNFAWSAEMGIQFYFNKFKLTPAIRGTFFMNNEKVADNANTPPYWATAMSTLQTRAVMFVLKFE
- the ubiE gene encoding bifunctional demethylmenaquinone methyltransferase/2-methoxy-6-polyprenyl-1,4-benzoquinol methylase UbiE yields the protein MTKDITKVTPYNSEATKKSQVEDMFDNIAPKYDLLNHVLSMKIDVLWRNTLVKMMKKDQPQEVLDVATGTGDLAITIEKGTGAKVIGLDLSQQMLNVGVIKIKKLKLDGKISMQKGDAENLPFEDNRFDAVSVAFGVRNFENLTKGLAELRRVVKDNKSVYILEFSKVEGFLGPFYMFYFKNILPAIGRLVSKDNRAYTYLPDSVNAFPFGEKMKQILLDTGFKKVEYKKLSLGIATIYKATK